The following nucleotide sequence is from Aneurinibacillus soli.
AATTGATTTTGGCGGTATGAAGCGAGCGGTGTTTGAGGAGATCGTAAGCAGAGGGCTGTGTGCAGGTGATCTAGCGTGGCAGGACCATACAGCTTCCCAGTTGATCGAGCTGGCCCGGCAGTCGGGGAAGATGACAAAAGAGGCAGAAGGAGTGATCTGGGAGGCGGTGGAGCGATTTGAACGAGAAGGGATGCGTGAGGCTATACTAGAGCCGCATGTTCTGGATATGCTGACGGATCTGTATGATTATGGCTATCTTATCATACTAACGAACAACGCTCGCTCCGCTGCGGTTGAGGCGCTTACGCGGACAGGGATTGCCCACTACTTCGATCATATAGCCGGGCGGGAACAGATGACGGCACTCAAACCGTCTCCATCCGGGATTTTGCATGTGTTGAACCAGTATTTGCATGTGCCAGAAGAGCGGTGGACGTTCGTTGGGGACTCATGGATTGACGGCAAAGCGGCACAAGATGGAGGCATCCGCTTCTTTTTGTATCGAGGAGATTCGGAAGAAATGGCGCGGCGCGGTGTCCGTCCTCATGTGCATATTCGGCATATGAGCGAGCTTGGCGGACATGTACGGGATCAGGAAGGGCGATGACAGAGACAGGCATCTGTTCTTATGATTCAAGTGTAAGCGCAAGACGGTCAATTAATTCGTTCTGTGTAAACGGAGTAGCACGCCCTGGTTGGATAATTTGAAGCATAAAAGGACGGTACGGATTTTTCATATGATAGTAGCCCGGAATACGCATCGTACGGGATAAGTTCCATATATTTGGATCGGACTGAAATTTGTGGCTTAACGCTTGCTGAATTGGGGAGAATTGCTTCACATCTCCATTCCGGATTGGCCAGTAAATATGATAGCCGTTGAGTGTTTCCACAATCATCGCGTCTGTCAGATCAGGCATATGCTGATGCAGGAATTGTTGTTTGAGATGCTGAACATGGGATTCTGTACGAATTCCGGTCAGATGGAATAGCCCGCCTGATTCTCTACAGGATACATCTGTGACCGGATCTTTCTCATCATGCTGAAAGGCTTCTGCGATCACGTCTGCTTCTTCGCGTGATGATGCTTGTGCCGTGCGTTTATTGAGATCAACATCAATGAACTGCGCCCGTATCCGTCGGATGCTCTCTTTCTTTGTGCCTCCGCCGTTAATGACCATATGTACGCCATATCCTTTTATATTGCTTTGATACGGATTGATCAAGGTATTTCGTGAGTTTGTAAAACGGACCTGTAAAACTGATTTTTCAATATCTTTATAGGGGCGGGACAGATTGATGGCTACTTTTTTGGAAAGAGGAGAAGAGTTGTCATCAATCAGACGAAACCAGAGTGTTTCCCGTTCGCTAATG
It contains:
- a CDS encoding HAD family hydrolase, producing MMTEKQYGIIFDMDNTLLQSRIDFGGMKRAVFEEIVSRGLCAGDLAWQDHTASQLIELARQSGKMTKEAEGVIWEAVERFEREGMREAILEPHVLDMLTDLYDYGYLIILTNNARSAAVEALTRTGIAHYFDHIAGREQMTALKPSPSGILHVLNQYLHVPEERWTFVGDSWIDGKAAQDGGIRFFLYRGDSEEMARRGVRPHVHIRHMSELGGHVRDQEGR